A stretch of Gallus gallus isolate bGalGal1 chromosome 2, bGalGal1.mat.broiler.GRCg7b, whole genome shotgun sequence DNA encodes these proteins:
- the BHLHE22 gene encoding class E basic helix-loop-helix protein 22 (The RefSeq protein has 1 frameshift, 1 non-frameshifting indel compared to this genomic sequence) has translation MERALGLPAEEDLFHKSLAASAKRMESAFRSPPGLDLSHPRDRQPSPLACYEAPEPEALLQPGVGGDPLALPPGSVCVKYGESASRSSVAESSGGEQSPDDDSDGRCELLLRGAGGDPRDASPAAGGGGGGGGGGGGGPGGGGGGGLKAAEGGCSNGHGHGGSKKSKEQKALRLNINARERRRMHDLNDALDELRAVIPYAHSPSVRKLSKIATLLLAKNYILMQAQALEEMRRLVAYLNQGQAISAASLPSSAAAAAAAAAALHPALGAYEQAAGYPFSAGLPPATSCPEKCAIFNSVSSSLCKQCTEKP, from the exons ATGGAGCGGGCGCTGGGGCTGCCCGCGGAAGAGGACCTCTTCCACAAGAGCCTCGCCGCCTCGGCCAAGCGCATGGAGTCCGCCTTCCGCTCGCCCCCGGGGCTCGACCTCTCCCACCCGCGCGACCGCCAGCCCTCGCCGCTCGCCTGCTACGAAGCGCCGGAGCCCGAGGCGCTGCTGCAGCCCGGCGTCGGCGGGGACCCGCTGGCGCTGCCGCCGGGCTCCGTGTGCGTCAAGTACGGCGAGAGCGCCAGCCGCAGCTCGGTGGCCGAGAGCAGCGGCGGCGAGCAGAGCCCCGACGACGACAGCGACGGCCGCTGCGAGCTGCTGCTGCGCGGCGCCGGGGGGGACCCGCGCGACGCTTcgccggcggcgggcggcggcggcggcggcggcggcggcggcggcggcccgggagga ggggggggcggggggctgaAGGCTGCCGAGGGCGGCTGCTCCAACGGGCACGGGCACGGCGGCAGCAAGAAGTCCAAGGAGCAGAAGGCGCTGCGCCTCAACATCAACGCGCGGGAGCGGCGGCGGATGCACGACCTGAACGACGCGCTGGACGAGCTGCGGGCCGTCATCCCCTACGCGCACAGCCCCTCGGTGCGGAAGCTCTCCAAGATCGCCACGCTGCTGCTGGCCAAGAACTACATCCTCATGCAGGCGCAGGCCCTGGAGGAGATGCGGCGCCTCGTGGCTTATCTCAACCAGGGCCAGGCCATCTCGGCCgcctccctgcccagctccgccgcggcggcggcggcggcggcggccgcgctgcACCCCGCCCTCGGCGCCTACGAGCAGGCGGCGGGGTACCCGTTCAGCGCCGGGCTGCCTCCCGCCACCTCCTGCCCGGAGAAATGTGCCATCTTCAACAGCGTCTCCTCCAGTCTCTGCAAACAGTGCACGGAGAAGCCTTAA